Within the Anaerolineae bacterium genome, the region GTCAGTGAGGATGGCCAAAAGATTTTAGCAAAAGGTTACACCAAACATGCATGCGTTGATAATAACGGCAGGTTAATCCGTCCGCCAAAATTTTTAACAGAGCTTATTGAAACCAGATGAAATAGTTATGACTTTTGATATTTCAAAATTTGAAAGATGTAACATCCTCGTTGTCGGAGATTTAATGGTCGATGAATACTTGTGGGGTAATGTCGACCGGATATCTCCGGAAGCGCCGGTCCAGGTTGTTTCGGTTAAAGAAGAGAACTATACTCTGGGTGGATCCGGAAACGTCGTAAACAACCTTATAGCGCTTGGAGCAAAGGTTTCACTGGCAGGAGTAATAGGTTCAGACAGATATGGACATCTTTTGCTCGCAACATTAAACGAACTCGGCATTAATACCGACGGGGTTGTCGAGGAACCGGAAAGGCTCACGACCAGAAAAACCAGAATTATTTCCGGCAACCAGCAGGTCCTTAGAATCGACAGGGAAACAAAAAAAGACATATCCGGACAAACCCTTGATCTTATATTAAATTATATTGAGAGTGTAATATCTGATGTGGATCTGGTATTAATTTCCGATTACGGCAAGGGGTTAATTACGAAGTCTTTGCTTAGCTCGCTGACAGCTGTTGTAAAAAAACACAAAAAGATATCTGTAGCCGATCCAAAAGGGCGTGATTTTTTAAAATATTCAGGTGTTTCTTTACTTACTCCGAACAAAAAGGAGGCAGCCCTTGCCTCTGGAATAGAGATTATCGACGAATCAACCTTAATTAAAGCCGGAAACAGGATTCTTGAAACTGTAAAGATAGAAAAGCTTCTTATTACATGTGGCAAGGACGGAATGGTTTTATTTGAGCATAATAAAAAACCTTATTATATCTCTGCTCAGGCAAGGCAGGTCTTCGATGTGTCAGGAGCCGGAGATACTGTAATCGCCGTCTTAGGACTTGTAGTCGCTTCAGGAGCCTCTTTTGCAAAAGCTGCAACCATTGCTAATACAGCAGCAGGTATTGTGGTAAGCAAGGTTGGAACGTCGACTGTGTCAAAAAACGAACTTTTATCGGCCTTGACACCTGGTTGTGACTATGCCTCAACCAAACATATATCTTTTTCAGAACTTCCGGCTGTTGTGCAGAAGCTTAAGGCCGACAATAAAAAAATTGTTCTTACAAACGGTTGTTTTGATCTTTTGCATTCAGGTCATATTATGCTTCTTGCCGCCTCAAAGAAGCTTGGAGATGTGCTTGTTGTCGCTATTGATGATGATGAGTCTGTAGCCAGCATTAAGGGGCACGGAAGACCGATAATCAGCGAAAAGGAGCGTATAAGCATCTTGGTCGCGTTAAATTCCGTTGATTATGTTGTGGTTTTTTCTTCAAAACAACTTAATAAAATAATTGAAATTATTCGTCCAGACATACTCACAAAGGGCGGCAATTATATGTTTGAAGATGTTACAGGAAGAGAGATTGTTGAGAGGTTCGGCGGAAGGGTAGTGCTTATTCCTGTTATAAAAAATATCTCGTCAAGCAGTATCATAAATAATATTAGAAATTCTGATATTGAACCGCAAAAACTAACTCTAACCAGGTAGCCCGATAAAAAAATATATTTATTGAAATTAACCGTTTTTATATTCGCTCGCTATTGCGGTTCAACATAATGTTATTTATCAATAAAAGCAATAAAGGCATCGTGTTTAAAGTGTTTGTTCAACCAAAATCTTCAAAAAACATGATAGCAGGTATTTATGGCGATGCGATTAAAATTAAACTTACAGCTCCTCCTGTAAATGGGGCTGCAAACAAAATGTGCATAAAATATCTGGCGAATATTCTAAAAATTCCACAAGCAAAATTTGAAATAATATCAGGACATACAAGTCGTACAAAACATCTTCTTATTAAATATAATGACAATAAATATTCAGAAACCGAGTTTGAATATTTAACAGGTTTAATTAAAGCATTGTTATAAAATAAAAAATCTTGACTTAATTTTTTATTTTACCTATTTTGTGTTTTTTACATGATGCGGGGTGGAGCAGTCTGGTAGCTCGTCGGGCTCATAACCCGAAGGTCATAGGTTCAAATCCTATCCCCGCTACCATCTTTCTTTGCAAAATATCTCCTGTTAACCAATTACTGCGTCAGATTCAATTTTTAATCCTTAGGCTCAATTTTTCTATCTTATATAAACACAAATATTGTTAGCTTTTTTGTATTGATATTTTATCAATAATTAATTACTTATAAACAAT harbors:
- the rfaE1 gene encoding D-glycero-beta-D-manno-heptose-7-phosphate kinase; amino-acid sequence: MTFDISKFERCNILVVGDLMVDEYLWGNVDRISPEAPVQVVSVKEENYTLGGSGNVVNNLIALGAKVSLAGVIGSDRYGHLLLATLNELGINTDGVVEEPERLTTRKTRIISGNQQVLRIDRETKKDISGQTLDLILNYIESVISDVDLVLISDYGKGLITKSLLSSLTAVVKKHKKISVADPKGRDFLKYSGVSLLTPNKKEAALASGIEIIDESTLIKAGNRILETVKIEKLLITCGKDGMVLFEHNKKPYYISAQARQVFDVSGAGDTVIAVLGLVVASGASFAKAATIANTAAGIVVSKVGTSTVSKNELLSALTPGCDYASTKHISFSELPAVVQKLKADNKKIVLTNGCFDLLHSGHIMLLAASKKLGDVLVVAIDDDESVASIKGHGRPIISEKERISILVALNSVDYVVVFSSKQLNKIIEIIRPDILTKGGNYMFEDVTGREIVERFGGRVVLIPVIKNISSSSIINNIRNSDIEPQKLTLTR
- a CDS encoding DUF167 domain-containing protein, whose product is MLFINKSNKGIVFKVFVQPKSSKNMIAGIYGDAIKIKLTAPPVNGAANKMCIKYLANILKIPQAKFEIISGHTSRTKHLLIKYNDNKYSETEFEYLTGLIKALL